The Candidatus Bathyarchaeota archaeon genomic interval ACCAGGGTTCGATGATAAGAGCATCCACGTCCCCTTCACCATAGTAGCTGGAACATTCAACATAAAGATAAATCCAACATCGAGGGTTCTGAAGCCAGGATCGAACACATCCTTCGAGATAGCTATCCTGCCGACTCAAGGAACACTTCTTCCTCCAATAAACATGAAGATCATAGGTCTACCGCAGAGGATCACCTACAACCTACTGAACAAGTCTATGGCAACCCCAAGAATTATTGTTTTGACCTTGATAACTTACAAGGATACTCCACCCGGCTCATACAATTTCACCGTCATAGGTGAAAGTAAAGGTTTCAGCTACACCGCATGGGCTTTGTTGGAGGTTGAGGCTGAGAAGCAGTCACCGATCCCGATACCGATACCTACACCGCAGACACAATCTGATAACATAACCTATGCAATAATCACTGTTGCAGCAGCTGCTGTTACTGCCTCAATACTTCTGGCTTACAGAAGGTGGGGAGGCTATCGAATTCTAGGTGGGGTCAGGGAATTGTTCAGGCCGAGCCATGACAGGCAGTACTTAGCCATCGCCAGGGCCCTTGCGAGGCTTGAGGAGTTAAGAGCTGCAGAGAAGATTGATGAGGAGACATATAACAGACTGAGGCTTGAGTATGAGCGGAAACTGATGAGAGCAAGAAGATCCTCGTCTTAGAGTCTCTTCAAGTGATCCTGAACTTTAACCATTATCTCTGAGAGCACCTGGGTGAATGGATGTTTAGGCTGCTCAACAGCGATCAAGGATCTCCCGCCGTCAGCCTGAATATCGCAGTAACATGGAATCACTCCCAAGAATGGTAGGTTGAAGATCTTCGACATAGACTCCTCAAGCTCCCTCCTTCCTTCACCTAGAGGGAACTGCTCCATAGGTATCTTGTTGAGCAGCAAACCTGTCCTGCGGCCTAAAGTGTCATATATTCCGTGGACTAACTCCTTAGTCCCCTCCATGTCAAACTCATCCATCTTCGATACGAGGACTATGAAGTCTGACGATGCTAAAGCATTTATGGATGAGTATGAGACTCCTGGACTCGTATCGAATATTATGTATTCGACATTTAAATCGTCGTAGAGCTTGTTCTTCGCTGAGAGTGTTCTGTGGAGAGCCCTCATCTCCCACCTCCTGTCTTTAGTCATCATATCCCTCAACGACTCGGTTGTTGAGCTTGCGCAGCCAACATATAGGTGCCCATCAGCCTGATACTTATCTGAGAGATCGAGAAGGACGTCTGTTAGGCTGCATCTCTCCTCTAGAAAATCGTTTATAGTCTTTTGAGCCTTTACCTTGAATAGGACTTGGATGCTTGGAGCCCTGAAGTCGTAGTCGAGCAGGCATACATTTACGCCTTCAATA includes:
- a CDS encoding carboxypeptidase regulatory-like domain-containing protein, producing the protein MATLLVAGSIYSTSAAPQLVLTVSMNVQHVEKENLISITVTGKVLDSSNNPVYAAAISSQLTDPRGNSLHIALVYSKKDGSYIDEFNIYGTPIAGNYTLHLTASKPGFDDKSIHVPFTIVAGTFNIKINPTSRVLKPGSNTSFEIAILPTQGTLLPPINMKIIGLPQRITYNLLNKSMATPRIIVLTLITYKDTPPGSYNFTVIGESKGFSYTAWALLEVEAEKQSPIPIPIPTPQTQSDNITYAIITVAAAAVTASILLAYRRWGGYRILGGVRELFRPSHDRQYLAIARALARLEELRAAEKIDEETYNRLRLEYERKLMRARRSSS
- a CDS encoding AAA family ATPase; translated protein: MRKAIAVHSYKGGTGKTSIAANLASLMAIEGVNVCLLDYDFRAPSIQVLFKVKAQKTINDFLEERCSLTDVLLDLSDKYQADGHLYVGCASSTTESLRDMMTKDRRWEMRALHRTLSAKNKLYDDLNVEYIIFDTSPGVSYSSINALASSDFIVLVSKMDEFDMEGTKELVHGIYDTLGRRTGLLLNKIPMEQFPLGEGRRELEESMSKIFNLPFLGVIPCYCDIQADGGRSLIAVEQPKHPFTQVLSEIMVKVQDHLKRL